In a single window of the Anguilla rostrata isolate EN2019 chromosome 4, ASM1855537v3, whole genome shotgun sequence genome:
- the ndc1 gene encoding nucleoporin NDC1 isoform X3 → MFLLGHSHWFLSKVIWWRAAASTAWTVLLLPVTTALFIVLSKASLFHPIQWISESVSLFYGSYVIFCLLILTAVVLFVGFFNLEYYTVVPSIPCTRIALLGKVLHPQQFVHSLAHCMMGMVVAWCASVMIGGRYKFIASPCTEDSGGSAHQMCLNEYHLFLLLAGAFIGYSYSLLGVVRNMNYVSFHTVQQFKYLRFKGALPLVVKYSAVQSLYSLRNYCIFYFFFGYVPRAWICTTMNLHKNSSVTALDTVAGLLDLSLLYHLWISGTFLLVIWYTTMLLFKIYISEAYSVPVQSSFSEDIFQCLPAVLSGKEPMILKFLALQDLALLSQHSPSRRQEVFSLSQPGGHPHNWSAICKECLSLINDLTQRLVTYHEVVSFNGRAKPQSIGRDQQSTSSDSSVASGMEELAKTPWVSSASHTTGVVPLRSSMTAMSGPQAAGFTPKSDSPFASPAMKRLVGGQDPFSPWFGSVQSPHVTRRRPKLWTSSTGSPLNGSPSASPAESPIPSPATRTPSFLTLWVHNRQEQVKNFLAKRALIMYLFNKLPEASSQALFADSQAHIWALEGLSHLVVASYTEDRFGVVQTTFSSILSSMLILQEAVDKHFKLPHASSKPVRSSFNLEDTTYKTLRFALRAALKTAIYRITTTFGQHIYAVQMSGEHRKRLQQFMEYRE, encoded by the exons ATGTTTCTACTTGGGCACAGTCATTGGTTCCTTTCTAAG GTTATTTGGTGGAGAGCTGCCGCCAGCACTGCATGGACAGTGTTGCTGTTACCAGTCACCACAGCTTTGTTCATAGTTTTGAGCAAAGCTAGTTTGTTCCATCCCATCCAGTGGATTTCTG AATCCGTGAGTCTCTTCTATGGCTCCTACGTCATTTTCTGTCTCCTCATCCTTACTGCGGTTGTGCTGTTTGTTGGGTTCTTCAACCTGGAATATTACACTG TGGTGCCCTCCATCCCTTGCACCAGGATAGCCCTGTTGGGAAAAGTGCTTCATCCTCAGCAGTTTGTCCACTCGTTGGCCCATTGCATGATGGGCATGGTGGTGGCATGGTGTGCGTCTGTAATGATCGGAGGGAGATATAAATTCATAGCCTCCCCCTGCACTGAGGATAGCGG TGGCAGTGCTCATCAGATGTGTCTAAATGAGTATCATCTCTTCTTGCTATTGGCTGGAGCCTTTATTGGATACAGTTACAGCCTTCTTGGAGTGGTTAGAAATATGAACTATGTTTCATTTCACACCGTACAG CAGTTCAAGTACCTGCGTTTCAAGGGAGCCCTGCCTCTGGTTGTGAAGTACAGTGCAGTTCAGTCGTTGTATTCATTACGGAACTattgcattttctattttttcttcg gaTATGTGCCCAGAGCCTGGATTTGTACTACAATGAACCTTCATAAAAACAG CTCTGTCACTGCCCTGGACACAGTCGCTGGACTCCTGGACCTCTCCTTGCTTTACCATCTGTGGATCAGTGGCACCTTCCTTCTGGTCATCTGGTACACCACCATGCTTCTCTTCAAGATTTACATCAGTGAG gcgTACAGTGTACCTGTGCAGTCATCATTTTCTGAGGACATATTCCAATGCCTTCCTGCAGTTTTAAGTGGCAAAGAACCAATGATTTTAAAG TTTTTAGCCCTGCAGGACTTGGCTTTGTTGTCTCAACACTCCCCATCAAGAAGACAAGAAGTCTTTAGCCTGAGTCAGCCTG GTGGTCATCCTCACAATTGGAGTGCCATATGTAAGGAGTGTCTGTCTCTCATCAATGACCTCACTCAGAGGCTGGTGACTTACCATGAAGTTGTTTCCTTCAATGGGAGGGCCAAGCCACAGTCCATCGGCAGAGATCAGCAGTCCACCTCCTCAGACAGCTCAG TGGCATCAGGTATGGAAGAACTGGCAAAAACTCCCTGGGTGAGTTCAGCGAGCCACACCACTGGAGTTGTGCCCCTAAGATCTTCTATGACAGCCATGTCCGGCCCCCAGGCAGCTGGCTTCACCCCCAAGTCTGATAGCCCGTTTGCTTCTCCTGCCATGAAGCGCCTGGTTGGGGGGCAGGACCCCTTCTCACCCTGGTTTGGCTCAGTGCAGAGCCCTCATGTGACCAGGAGGAGGCCCAAGCTGTGGACTTCCTCTACAG GGTCTCCTCTAAATGGCAGTCCTTCAGCCTCCCCAGCTGAATCGCCCATCCCTTCTCCTGCCACGCGCACACCAAGCTTCCTCACCCTGTGGGTCCACAACCGACAGGAGCAG gTTAAAAATTTCTTGGCTAAGCGGGCACTGATAATGTACTTATTTAATAAG CTTCCAGAAGCCTCAAGTCAAGCCCTTTTTGCTGACAGTCAAGCTCACATTTGGGCGCTGGAAG GCTTATCCCATCTAGTTGTGGCCTCGTACACAGAAGACCGATTTGGTGTGGTACAGACTACGTTTTCCAGCATACTGAGCTCAATGCTGATTTTGCAAGAG GCAGTGGACAAGCACTTCAAGTTGCCCCATGCCTCCAGCAAACCTGTACGGTCTTCCTTCAACCTTGAGGATACAACCTACAAAACTCTACGTTTCGCACTGAGAGCAGCCCTGAAGACGGCCATCTATAGGATTACGACCACTTTTGGCCAGCACATATA TGCTGTGCAAATGTCAGGAGAGCATCGAAAGAGGCTCCAACAGTTCATGGAGTACAGAGAGTAA
- the ndc1 gene encoding nucleoporin NDC1 isoform X5 — protein sequence MFLLGHSHWFLSKVIWWRAAASTAWTVLLLPVTTALFIVLSKASLFHPIQWISESVSLFYGSYVIFCLLILTAVVLFVGFFNLEYYTVVPSIPCTRIALLGKVLHPQQFVHSLAHCMMGMVVAWCASVMIGGRYKFIASPCTEDSGGSAHQMCLNEYHLFLLLAGAFIGYSYSLLGVVRNMNYVSFHTVQQFKYLRFKGALPLVVKYSAVQSLYSLRNYCIFYFFFGYVPRAWICTTMNLHKNSSVTALDTVAGLLDLSLLYHLWISGTFLLVIWYTTMLLFKIYISEAYSVPVQSSFSEDIFQCLPAVLSGKEPMILKFLALQDLALLSQHSPSRRQEVFSLSQPGGHPHNWSAICKECLSLINDLTQRLVTYHEVVSFNGRAKPQSIGRDQQSTSSDSSVASGMEELAKTPWVSSASHTTGVVPLRSSMTAMSGPQAAGFTPKSDSPFASPAMKRLVGGQDPFSPWFGSVQSPHVTRRRPKLWTSSTGSPLNGSPSASPAESPIPSPATRTPSFLTLWVHNRQEQLPEASSQALFADSQAHIWALEGLSHLVVASYTEDRFGVVQTTFSSILSSMLILQEAVDKHFKLPHASSKPVRSSFNLEDTTYKTLRFALRAALKTAIYRITTTFGQHIYAVQMSGEHRKRLQQFMEYRE from the exons ATGTTTCTACTTGGGCACAGTCATTGGTTCCTTTCTAAG GTTATTTGGTGGAGAGCTGCCGCCAGCACTGCATGGACAGTGTTGCTGTTACCAGTCACCACAGCTTTGTTCATAGTTTTGAGCAAAGCTAGTTTGTTCCATCCCATCCAGTGGATTTCTG AATCCGTGAGTCTCTTCTATGGCTCCTACGTCATTTTCTGTCTCCTCATCCTTACTGCGGTTGTGCTGTTTGTTGGGTTCTTCAACCTGGAATATTACACTG TGGTGCCCTCCATCCCTTGCACCAGGATAGCCCTGTTGGGAAAAGTGCTTCATCCTCAGCAGTTTGTCCACTCGTTGGCCCATTGCATGATGGGCATGGTGGTGGCATGGTGTGCGTCTGTAATGATCGGAGGGAGATATAAATTCATAGCCTCCCCCTGCACTGAGGATAGCGG TGGCAGTGCTCATCAGATGTGTCTAAATGAGTATCATCTCTTCTTGCTATTGGCTGGAGCCTTTATTGGATACAGTTACAGCCTTCTTGGAGTGGTTAGAAATATGAACTATGTTTCATTTCACACCGTACAG CAGTTCAAGTACCTGCGTTTCAAGGGAGCCCTGCCTCTGGTTGTGAAGTACAGTGCAGTTCAGTCGTTGTATTCATTACGGAACTattgcattttctattttttcttcg gaTATGTGCCCAGAGCCTGGATTTGTACTACAATGAACCTTCATAAAAACAG CTCTGTCACTGCCCTGGACACAGTCGCTGGACTCCTGGACCTCTCCTTGCTTTACCATCTGTGGATCAGTGGCACCTTCCTTCTGGTCATCTGGTACACCACCATGCTTCTCTTCAAGATTTACATCAGTGAG gcgTACAGTGTACCTGTGCAGTCATCATTTTCTGAGGACATATTCCAATGCCTTCCTGCAGTTTTAAGTGGCAAAGAACCAATGATTTTAAAG TTTTTAGCCCTGCAGGACTTGGCTTTGTTGTCTCAACACTCCCCATCAAGAAGACAAGAAGTCTTTAGCCTGAGTCAGCCTG GTGGTCATCCTCACAATTGGAGTGCCATATGTAAGGAGTGTCTGTCTCTCATCAATGACCTCACTCAGAGGCTGGTGACTTACCATGAAGTTGTTTCCTTCAATGGGAGGGCCAAGCCACAGTCCATCGGCAGAGATCAGCAGTCCACCTCCTCAGACAGCTCAG TGGCATCAGGTATGGAAGAACTGGCAAAAACTCCCTGGGTGAGTTCAGCGAGCCACACCACTGGAGTTGTGCCCCTAAGATCTTCTATGACAGCCATGTCCGGCCCCCAGGCAGCTGGCTTCACCCCCAAGTCTGATAGCCCGTTTGCTTCTCCTGCCATGAAGCGCCTGGTTGGGGGGCAGGACCCCTTCTCACCCTGGTTTGGCTCAGTGCAGAGCCCTCATGTGACCAGGAGGAGGCCCAAGCTGTGGACTTCCTCTACAG GGTCTCCTCTAAATGGCAGTCCTTCAGCCTCCCCAGCTGAATCGCCCATCCCTTCTCCTGCCACGCGCACACCAAGCTTCCTCACCCTGTGGGTCCACAACCGACAGGAGCAG CTTCCAGAAGCCTCAAGTCAAGCCCTTTTTGCTGACAGTCAAGCTCACATTTGGGCGCTGGAAG GCTTATCCCATCTAGTTGTGGCCTCGTACACAGAAGACCGATTTGGTGTGGTACAGACTACGTTTTCCAGCATACTGAGCTCAATGCTGATTTTGCAAGAG GCAGTGGACAAGCACTTCAAGTTGCCCCATGCCTCCAGCAAACCTGTACGGTCTTCCTTCAACCTTGAGGATACAACCTACAAAACTCTACGTTTCGCACTGAGAGCAGCCCTGAAGACGGCCATCTATAGGATTACGACCACTTTTGGCCAGCACATATA TGCTGTGCAAATGTCAGGAGAGCATCGAAAGAGGCTCCAACAGTTCATGGAGTACAGAGAGTAA
- the ndc1 gene encoding nucleoporin NDC1 isoform X2, with translation MFLLGHSHWFLSKVIWWRAAASTAWTVLLLPVTTALFIVLSKASLFHPIQWISESVSLFYGSYVIFCLLILTAVVLFVGFFNLEYYTVVPSIPCTRIALLGKVLHPQQFVHSLAHCMMGMVVAWCASVMIGGRYKFIASPCTEDSGGSAHQMCLNEYHLFLLLAGAFIGYSYSLLGVVRNMNYVSFHTVQFKYLRFKGALPLVVKYSAVQSLYSLRNYCIFYFFFGYVPRAWICTTMNLHKNSSVTALDTVAGLLDLSLLYHLWISGTFLLVIWYTTMLLFKIYISEAYSVPVQSSFSEDIFQCLPAVLSGKEPMILKFLALQDLALLSQHSPSRRQEVFSLSQPGGHPHNWSAICKECLSLINDLTQRLVTYHEVVSFNGRAKPQSIGRDQQSTSSDSSVASGMEELAKTPWVSSASHTTGVVPLRSSMTAMSGPQAAGFTPKSDSPFASPAMKRLVGGQDPFSPWFGSVQSPHVTRRRPKLWTSSTAGSPLNGSPSASPAESPIPSPATRTPSFLTLWVHNRQEQVKNFLAKRALIMYLFNKLPEASSQALFADSQAHIWALEGLSHLVVASYTEDRFGVVQTTFSSILSSMLILQEAVDKHFKLPHASSKPVRSSFNLEDTTYKTLRFALRAALKTAIYRITTTFGQHIYAVQMSGEHRKRLQQFMEYRE, from the exons ATGTTTCTACTTGGGCACAGTCATTGGTTCCTTTCTAAG GTTATTTGGTGGAGAGCTGCCGCCAGCACTGCATGGACAGTGTTGCTGTTACCAGTCACCACAGCTTTGTTCATAGTTTTGAGCAAAGCTAGTTTGTTCCATCCCATCCAGTGGATTTCTG AATCCGTGAGTCTCTTCTATGGCTCCTACGTCATTTTCTGTCTCCTCATCCTTACTGCGGTTGTGCTGTTTGTTGGGTTCTTCAACCTGGAATATTACACTG TGGTGCCCTCCATCCCTTGCACCAGGATAGCCCTGTTGGGAAAAGTGCTTCATCCTCAGCAGTTTGTCCACTCGTTGGCCCATTGCATGATGGGCATGGTGGTGGCATGGTGTGCGTCTGTAATGATCGGAGGGAGATATAAATTCATAGCCTCCCCCTGCACTGAGGATAGCGG TGGCAGTGCTCATCAGATGTGTCTAAATGAGTATCATCTCTTCTTGCTATTGGCTGGAGCCTTTATTGGATACAGTTACAGCCTTCTTGGAGTGGTTAGAAATATGAACTATGTTTCATTTCACACCGTACAG TTCAAGTACCTGCGTTTCAAGGGAGCCCTGCCTCTGGTTGTGAAGTACAGTGCAGTTCAGTCGTTGTATTCATTACGGAACTattgcattttctattttttcttcg gaTATGTGCCCAGAGCCTGGATTTGTACTACAATGAACCTTCATAAAAACAG CTCTGTCACTGCCCTGGACACAGTCGCTGGACTCCTGGACCTCTCCTTGCTTTACCATCTGTGGATCAGTGGCACCTTCCTTCTGGTCATCTGGTACACCACCATGCTTCTCTTCAAGATTTACATCAGTGAG gcgTACAGTGTACCTGTGCAGTCATCATTTTCTGAGGACATATTCCAATGCCTTCCTGCAGTTTTAAGTGGCAAAGAACCAATGATTTTAAAG TTTTTAGCCCTGCAGGACTTGGCTTTGTTGTCTCAACACTCCCCATCAAGAAGACAAGAAGTCTTTAGCCTGAGTCAGCCTG GTGGTCATCCTCACAATTGGAGTGCCATATGTAAGGAGTGTCTGTCTCTCATCAATGACCTCACTCAGAGGCTGGTGACTTACCATGAAGTTGTTTCCTTCAATGGGAGGGCCAAGCCACAGTCCATCGGCAGAGATCAGCAGTCCACCTCCTCAGACAGCTCAG TGGCATCAGGTATGGAAGAACTGGCAAAAACTCCCTGGGTGAGTTCAGCGAGCCACACCACTGGAGTTGTGCCCCTAAGATCTTCTATGACAGCCATGTCCGGCCCCCAGGCAGCTGGCTTCACCCCCAAGTCTGATAGCCCGTTTGCTTCTCCTGCCATGAAGCGCCTGGTTGGGGGGCAGGACCCCTTCTCACCCTGGTTTGGCTCAGTGCAGAGCCCTCATGTGACCAGGAGGAGGCCCAAGCTGTGGACTTCCTCTACAG CAGGGTCTCCTCTAAATGGCAGTCCTTCAGCCTCCCCAGCTGAATCGCCCATCCCTTCTCCTGCCACGCGCACACCAAGCTTCCTCACCCTGTGGGTCCACAACCGACAGGAGCAG gTTAAAAATTTCTTGGCTAAGCGGGCACTGATAATGTACTTATTTAATAAG CTTCCAGAAGCCTCAAGTCAAGCCCTTTTTGCTGACAGTCAAGCTCACATTTGGGCGCTGGAAG GCTTATCCCATCTAGTTGTGGCCTCGTACACAGAAGACCGATTTGGTGTGGTACAGACTACGTTTTCCAGCATACTGAGCTCAATGCTGATTTTGCAAGAG GCAGTGGACAAGCACTTCAAGTTGCCCCATGCCTCCAGCAAACCTGTACGGTCTTCCTTCAACCTTGAGGATACAACCTACAAAACTCTACGTTTCGCACTGAGAGCAGCCCTGAAGACGGCCATCTATAGGATTACGACCACTTTTGGCCAGCACATATA TGCTGTGCAAATGTCAGGAGAGCATCGAAAGAGGCTCCAACAGTTCATGGAGTACAGAGAGTAA
- the ndc1 gene encoding nucleoporin NDC1 isoform X4, with protein sequence MFLLGHSHWFLSKVIWWRAAASTAWTVLLLPVTTALFIVLSKASLFHPIQWISESVSLFYGSYVIFCLLILTAVVLFVGFFNLEYYTVVPSIPCTRIALLGKVLHPQQFVHSLAHCMMGMVVAWCASVMIGGRYKFIASPCTEDSGGSAHQMCLNEYHLFLLLAGAFIGYSYSLLGVVRNMNYVSFHTVQQFKYLRFKGALPLVVKYSAVQSLYSLRNYCIFYFFFGYVPRAWICTTMNLHKNSSVTALDTVAGLLDLSLLYHLWISGTFLLVIWYTTMLLFKIYISEAYSVPVQSSFSEDIFQCLPAVLSGKEPMILKFLALQDLALLSQHSPSRRQEVFSLSQPGGHPHNWSAICKECLSLINDLTQRLVTYHEVVSFNGRAKPQSIGRDQQSTSSDSSVASGMEELAKTPWVSSASHTTGVVPLRSSMTAMSGPQAAGFTPKSDSPFASPAMKRLVGGQDPFSPWFGSVQSPHVTRRRPKLWTSSTAGSPLNGSPSASPAESPIPSPATRTPSFLTLWVHNRQEQLPEASSQALFADSQAHIWALEGLSHLVVASYTEDRFGVVQTTFSSILSSMLILQEAVDKHFKLPHASSKPVRSSFNLEDTTYKTLRFALRAALKTAIYRITTTFGQHIYAVQMSGEHRKRLQQFMEYRE encoded by the exons ATGTTTCTACTTGGGCACAGTCATTGGTTCCTTTCTAAG GTTATTTGGTGGAGAGCTGCCGCCAGCACTGCATGGACAGTGTTGCTGTTACCAGTCACCACAGCTTTGTTCATAGTTTTGAGCAAAGCTAGTTTGTTCCATCCCATCCAGTGGATTTCTG AATCCGTGAGTCTCTTCTATGGCTCCTACGTCATTTTCTGTCTCCTCATCCTTACTGCGGTTGTGCTGTTTGTTGGGTTCTTCAACCTGGAATATTACACTG TGGTGCCCTCCATCCCTTGCACCAGGATAGCCCTGTTGGGAAAAGTGCTTCATCCTCAGCAGTTTGTCCACTCGTTGGCCCATTGCATGATGGGCATGGTGGTGGCATGGTGTGCGTCTGTAATGATCGGAGGGAGATATAAATTCATAGCCTCCCCCTGCACTGAGGATAGCGG TGGCAGTGCTCATCAGATGTGTCTAAATGAGTATCATCTCTTCTTGCTATTGGCTGGAGCCTTTATTGGATACAGTTACAGCCTTCTTGGAGTGGTTAGAAATATGAACTATGTTTCATTTCACACCGTACAG CAGTTCAAGTACCTGCGTTTCAAGGGAGCCCTGCCTCTGGTTGTGAAGTACAGTGCAGTTCAGTCGTTGTATTCATTACGGAACTattgcattttctattttttcttcg gaTATGTGCCCAGAGCCTGGATTTGTACTACAATGAACCTTCATAAAAACAG CTCTGTCACTGCCCTGGACACAGTCGCTGGACTCCTGGACCTCTCCTTGCTTTACCATCTGTGGATCAGTGGCACCTTCCTTCTGGTCATCTGGTACACCACCATGCTTCTCTTCAAGATTTACATCAGTGAG gcgTACAGTGTACCTGTGCAGTCATCATTTTCTGAGGACATATTCCAATGCCTTCCTGCAGTTTTAAGTGGCAAAGAACCAATGATTTTAAAG TTTTTAGCCCTGCAGGACTTGGCTTTGTTGTCTCAACACTCCCCATCAAGAAGACAAGAAGTCTTTAGCCTGAGTCAGCCTG GTGGTCATCCTCACAATTGGAGTGCCATATGTAAGGAGTGTCTGTCTCTCATCAATGACCTCACTCAGAGGCTGGTGACTTACCATGAAGTTGTTTCCTTCAATGGGAGGGCCAAGCCACAGTCCATCGGCAGAGATCAGCAGTCCACCTCCTCAGACAGCTCAG TGGCATCAGGTATGGAAGAACTGGCAAAAACTCCCTGGGTGAGTTCAGCGAGCCACACCACTGGAGTTGTGCCCCTAAGATCTTCTATGACAGCCATGTCCGGCCCCCAGGCAGCTGGCTTCACCCCCAAGTCTGATAGCCCGTTTGCTTCTCCTGCCATGAAGCGCCTGGTTGGGGGGCAGGACCCCTTCTCACCCTGGTTTGGCTCAGTGCAGAGCCCTCATGTGACCAGGAGGAGGCCCAAGCTGTGGACTTCCTCTACAG CAGGGTCTCCTCTAAATGGCAGTCCTTCAGCCTCCCCAGCTGAATCGCCCATCCCTTCTCCTGCCACGCGCACACCAAGCTTCCTCACCCTGTGGGTCCACAACCGACAGGAGCAG CTTCCAGAAGCCTCAAGTCAAGCCCTTTTTGCTGACAGTCAAGCTCACATTTGGGCGCTGGAAG GCTTATCCCATCTAGTTGTGGCCTCGTACACAGAAGACCGATTTGGTGTGGTACAGACTACGTTTTCCAGCATACTGAGCTCAATGCTGATTTTGCAAGAG GCAGTGGACAAGCACTTCAAGTTGCCCCATGCCTCCAGCAAACCTGTACGGTCTTCCTTCAACCTTGAGGATACAACCTACAAAACTCTACGTTTCGCACTGAGAGCAGCCCTGAAGACGGCCATCTATAGGATTACGACCACTTTTGGCCAGCACATATA TGCTGTGCAAATGTCAGGAGAGCATCGAAAGAGGCTCCAACAGTTCATGGAGTACAGAGAGTAA
- the ndc1 gene encoding nucleoporin NDC1 isoform X1, with protein sequence MFLLGHSHWFLSKVIWWRAAASTAWTVLLLPVTTALFIVLSKASLFHPIQWISESVSLFYGSYVIFCLLILTAVVLFVGFFNLEYYTVVPSIPCTRIALLGKVLHPQQFVHSLAHCMMGMVVAWCASVMIGGRYKFIASPCTEDSGGSAHQMCLNEYHLFLLLAGAFIGYSYSLLGVVRNMNYVSFHTVQQFKYLRFKGALPLVVKYSAVQSLYSLRNYCIFYFFFGYVPRAWICTTMNLHKNSSVTALDTVAGLLDLSLLYHLWISGTFLLVIWYTTMLLFKIYISEAYSVPVQSSFSEDIFQCLPAVLSGKEPMILKFLALQDLALLSQHSPSRRQEVFSLSQPGGHPHNWSAICKECLSLINDLTQRLVTYHEVVSFNGRAKPQSIGRDQQSTSSDSSVASGMEELAKTPWVSSASHTTGVVPLRSSMTAMSGPQAAGFTPKSDSPFASPAMKRLVGGQDPFSPWFGSVQSPHVTRRRPKLWTSSTAGSPLNGSPSASPAESPIPSPATRTPSFLTLWVHNRQEQVKNFLAKRALIMYLFNKLPEASSQALFADSQAHIWALEGLSHLVVASYTEDRFGVVQTTFSSILSSMLILQEAVDKHFKLPHASSKPVRSSFNLEDTTYKTLRFALRAALKTAIYRITTTFGQHIYAVQMSGEHRKRLQQFMEYRE encoded by the exons ATGTTTCTACTTGGGCACAGTCATTGGTTCCTTTCTAAG GTTATTTGGTGGAGAGCTGCCGCCAGCACTGCATGGACAGTGTTGCTGTTACCAGTCACCACAGCTTTGTTCATAGTTTTGAGCAAAGCTAGTTTGTTCCATCCCATCCAGTGGATTTCTG AATCCGTGAGTCTCTTCTATGGCTCCTACGTCATTTTCTGTCTCCTCATCCTTACTGCGGTTGTGCTGTTTGTTGGGTTCTTCAACCTGGAATATTACACTG TGGTGCCCTCCATCCCTTGCACCAGGATAGCCCTGTTGGGAAAAGTGCTTCATCCTCAGCAGTTTGTCCACTCGTTGGCCCATTGCATGATGGGCATGGTGGTGGCATGGTGTGCGTCTGTAATGATCGGAGGGAGATATAAATTCATAGCCTCCCCCTGCACTGAGGATAGCGG TGGCAGTGCTCATCAGATGTGTCTAAATGAGTATCATCTCTTCTTGCTATTGGCTGGAGCCTTTATTGGATACAGTTACAGCCTTCTTGGAGTGGTTAGAAATATGAACTATGTTTCATTTCACACCGTACAG CAGTTCAAGTACCTGCGTTTCAAGGGAGCCCTGCCTCTGGTTGTGAAGTACAGTGCAGTTCAGTCGTTGTATTCATTACGGAACTattgcattttctattttttcttcg gaTATGTGCCCAGAGCCTGGATTTGTACTACAATGAACCTTCATAAAAACAG CTCTGTCACTGCCCTGGACACAGTCGCTGGACTCCTGGACCTCTCCTTGCTTTACCATCTGTGGATCAGTGGCACCTTCCTTCTGGTCATCTGGTACACCACCATGCTTCTCTTCAAGATTTACATCAGTGAG gcgTACAGTGTACCTGTGCAGTCATCATTTTCTGAGGACATATTCCAATGCCTTCCTGCAGTTTTAAGTGGCAAAGAACCAATGATTTTAAAG TTTTTAGCCCTGCAGGACTTGGCTTTGTTGTCTCAACACTCCCCATCAAGAAGACAAGAAGTCTTTAGCCTGAGTCAGCCTG GTGGTCATCCTCACAATTGGAGTGCCATATGTAAGGAGTGTCTGTCTCTCATCAATGACCTCACTCAGAGGCTGGTGACTTACCATGAAGTTGTTTCCTTCAATGGGAGGGCCAAGCCACAGTCCATCGGCAGAGATCAGCAGTCCACCTCCTCAGACAGCTCAG TGGCATCAGGTATGGAAGAACTGGCAAAAACTCCCTGGGTGAGTTCAGCGAGCCACACCACTGGAGTTGTGCCCCTAAGATCTTCTATGACAGCCATGTCCGGCCCCCAGGCAGCTGGCTTCACCCCCAAGTCTGATAGCCCGTTTGCTTCTCCTGCCATGAAGCGCCTGGTTGGGGGGCAGGACCCCTTCTCACCCTGGTTTGGCTCAGTGCAGAGCCCTCATGTGACCAGGAGGAGGCCCAAGCTGTGGACTTCCTCTACAG CAGGGTCTCCTCTAAATGGCAGTCCTTCAGCCTCCCCAGCTGAATCGCCCATCCCTTCTCCTGCCACGCGCACACCAAGCTTCCTCACCCTGTGGGTCCACAACCGACAGGAGCAG gTTAAAAATTTCTTGGCTAAGCGGGCACTGATAATGTACTTATTTAATAAG CTTCCAGAAGCCTCAAGTCAAGCCCTTTTTGCTGACAGTCAAGCTCACATTTGGGCGCTGGAAG GCTTATCCCATCTAGTTGTGGCCTCGTACACAGAAGACCGATTTGGTGTGGTACAGACTACGTTTTCCAGCATACTGAGCTCAATGCTGATTTTGCAAGAG GCAGTGGACAAGCACTTCAAGTTGCCCCATGCCTCCAGCAAACCTGTACGGTCTTCCTTCAACCTTGAGGATACAACCTACAAAACTCTACGTTTCGCACTGAGAGCAGCCCTGAAGACGGCCATCTATAGGATTACGACCACTTTTGGCCAGCACATATA TGCTGTGCAAATGTCAGGAGAGCATCGAAAGAGGCTCCAACAGTTCATGGAGTACAGAGAGTAA
- the LOC135252447 gene encoding low-density lipoprotein receptor class A domain-containing protein 1-like → MKPNKTHPKAYFDTKEFGSAVTLLSQEEDCCGNFSSFKCCTRKCFCISGIVLLSLLTVASGVTLIMIFGIPQRPPVNRFCTTVQNLSGFLCDDRVTCVMPSDVCNGVQNCPSGADEDPLMCSDPPKNLPSRLIFQCGNPQFWIFIDRKCNYINDCGDCSDEIGAYADCPACGPGWWPCTSVLYKYCECIPQCLCQDGRQECFDWSDEYTCTRTACAE, encoded by the exons atgaaacccaaTAAGACTCATCCCAAG GCATATTTTGATACCAAGGAATTTGGGTCAGCTGTAACCCTTTTATCCCAGGAAGAAG ACTGTTGTGGGAATTTCTCCAGCTTTAAGTGCTGTACCAGGAAATGTTTCTGCATCTCAGGCATTGTGCTGTTAAGCCTGCTCACTGTTGCATCTGGAGTCACACTCATCATGATTTTTGGCATTCCTCAACGTCCTCCTG TTAATCGCTTCTGCACAACAGTCCAGAATCTGTCAGGCTTCCTGTGTGATGACAGAGTGACTTGTGTCATGCCATCTGATGTCTGTAATGGGGTTCAGAACTGTCCCAGTGGAGCTGATGAGGACCCACTCATGTGCA GTGACCCACCAAAAAACCTTCCAAGCAGACTAATATTCCAGTGTGGAAACCCTCAATTCTGGATTTTCATTGACAGGAAATGCAACTATATAAATGATTGTGGGGATTGCTCAGACGAAATTGGTGCCT ATGCAGATTGCCCTGCCTGTGGGCCAGGGTGGTGGCCCTGCACCTCTGTGCTGTACAAATACTGTGAGTGTATCCCTCAGTGTTTGTGCCAGGATGGTCGACAGGAGTGTTTCGACTGGTCTGATGAGTACACTTGCACCAGAACTGCTTGTGCTGAGTGA